In Phocoena sinus isolate mPhoSin1 chromosome 10, mPhoSin1.pri, whole genome shotgun sequence, a single genomic region encodes these proteins:
- the PTHLH gene encoding parathyroid hormone-related protein, with protein sequence MLWRLVQQWSVALFLLSYSVPSCGRSVEELGRRLKRAVSEHQLLHDKGKSIQDLRRRFFLHHLIAEIHTAEIRATSEVSPNSKPVPNTKNHPVRFGSDDEGRYLTQETNKVETYKEQPLKTPGKKKKSKPGKRKEQEKKKRRTRSAWLNSGVAGCWLEGDHLSDISATSLELNSRRH encoded by the exons ATGCTGTGGAGGCTGGTTCAGCAGTGGAGCGTCGCGTTGTTCCTGCTGAGCTACTCGGTGCCCTCCTGCGGGCGCTCGGTGGAGGAGCTCGGCCGCCGACT CAAAAGAGCTGTGTCTGAACACCAGCTTCTCCATGACAAGGGGAAGTCCATCCAAGATTTACGGCGACGATTCTTCCTGCACCATCTGATCGCGGAAATCCACACAGCTGAAATCAGAGCTACCTCGGAGGTGTCCCCCAACTCCAAGCCTGTTCCCAACACCAAGAACCACCCCGTCCGATTTGGGTCTGACGATGAGGGCAGATACTTGACTCAGGAAACCAACAAGGTGGAGACGTACAAAGAGCAGCCACTGAAGACACccggcaagaaaaagaaaagcaagcctGGAAAACGCAAGGAGCAGGAAAAGAAGAAGCGGCGAACTCGATCGGCCTGGCTGAACTCGGGCGTGGCTGGGTGTTGGCTGGAAGGGGACCACCTGTCTGACATCTCCGCGACATCGCTGGAGCTCAATTCACG GAGGCATTGA